The Vanessa cardui chromosome 27, ilVanCard2.1, whole genome shotgun sequence region GAAGCACTCCGGtaccacggagtgccgcgctacctccaacgcgtggtcgcggcgTACCTGTCGGACCGAGCGGTCGAGTACCCGGGTCGAGAGAGGTGGGGTCGTCGagagacgtcgtgcggcgttccacagggttccgttttgggtccactcctgtggaacgtggggtacgactgggccctgcgcggtgcgttcatccacggcgtcggcgtcatttgttacgccgacgacacgctggttacagcacgtggaaagacgtaccggcaggcggccatacgcgcgacggctggtgtcgcgcatgccgtgggaaggatccggcggctgggcttggaggtggcattgcacaagtcggaagccctgtgttttcacgggccgaggacgaagccgcctcccgggtccagcatcatggtaggaggggtgtccatcgctgtcgagtcgacgatgaagtacctaggactcgtcctcgacagtaggtggaacttcgagccgcactttacacggctcgccccccggttgttgggcgccgcttcagcgctctcgcgcttgttgcccaatctggggggacccaactcctcatgcaggaggctctacatgggggtcgtacggtcgatggcgttgtacgccgcgccagtgtgggcggatgccctgacggcccgcaacgtcgccgcgctgagaaggccacagcgcgcgatggccgtcaggatgataaggggataccgtacgatctccttcgaggcagcgagcctcctagccggatcgctgccctgggacctcgaggctaagctcctcgcgtcgctctattggtggcgcgcggaggcggacgagcggggtgagcgcctggtgcctcgacagatcgaggcacgcagggcagagctccgccaggtctcagtggcggagtgggagacgcgcttggcgcgacccacggcagggcaagccgtcgctattgcggcggtgaggcccgtcctgaaggagtggctcactaggagccacggcgccctcagcttccggctgacgcaggtacttactggacacggatgcttcggtaggtacctgtgtcgcataggtcgggagccgacgtcccagtgccaccattgtggcgatggtcgcgacgatacggcgttgcacacgttggcggagtgcccagcatgggctgagcagcgccgtgacctcgtcgcggccgtcggtgtcgctgcggggaacctctcgcttccggccgtcgtctctgcgatggtgcggagcgaggcagggtggagcgccgtcgccaccttctgcgaggaagtgatgctcgcaaaggaggcggcggaaagggagagagaggctgcctcctctctcccctcccgcagcagacgaactgggcgtcgcagggtggtcgccgacttacgaccaccctagggcgtggcctgcggacggcagactcggggcgtctcgccgtccgaccagcaacaggcctcgaggcggcggcgtcgtgttccgcacgcgcgcctcgtagtggagtcctgcggccgggtggacagccgcagtgagtgacggggcgcgcctgactctttacatcaggcgcgccaacgcccgtcggaggggtgcgacgaatgcttcggcgatacccgcccctCCGACTCATGGGCAcgtggaggacacgggttgggttttagtcagtaggagtctgacagtacccttcgctcttcccccagagcggagggtctccatgatggatttcccaaccataaaaaaaaaaaaaaaaaaaaaaaaaaaaaaaggttagggtagggtaggt contains the following coding sequences:
- the LOC124541011 gene encoding uncharacterized protein LOC124541011, whose protein sequence is MSDICDAGMPRVRPLPARRQVYWWAQSIAQLRNACTQCYADDTLVTARGKTYRQAAIRATAGVAHAVGRIRRLGLEVALHKSEALCFHGPRTKPPPGSSIMVGGVSIAVESTMKYLGLVLDSRWNFEPHFTRLAPRLLGAASALSRLLPNLGGPNSSCRRLYMGVVRSMALYAAPVWADALTARNVAALRRPQRAMAVRMIRGYRTISFEEWLTRSHGALSFRLTQVLTGHGCFGRYLCRIGREPTSQCHHCGDGRDDTALHTLAECPAWAEQRRDLVAAVGVAAGNLSLPAVVSAMVRSEAGWSAVATFCEEVMLAKEAAERE